GTGCTGGTGTTGGCGGGCGAGAACGACCCTCGGTGCCCGATCCGCCAGATCGACAACTACCTCGACCGGTTGGCGTCGAAGGACGTGCACTACGAGGTGTACCGCTTCGATGCGGGGCACGGGTCGCTGGTGATCGCCGAGTCGTTGAAGCAGCGGGCCGCCGAGTTGCATTTCGCCCGTCGCGCGCTGGGACTCGCCTCGCCGATCAACTGATCGAAGCCGTTCTCGACACACAGCCGGGCCGGACGCACTCTCGCGTCCGGCCCGGCTGGTCGAGCCGATTACTTCTTCTGTTGCTGGGCCTGCCACATCCAACGTGCCTTCTCCAGGCTGGCCGTGATCTGGATGAGCAGGTCCTGGGTGACCTGGTCGGTCTTGTCGGTCTCGTCGATGCGGGCCCGAAGCCGGTGCACCACCTCGCTCAAAGCCGCGACCACGTCGTCGACGACCTGTTCGACGGTGCGCCAGCCCGCGTGCGGATGATGCAGTCCGCTGCCTTGGGCGACCGTGGCGGACCGGCCGTCCGGCGAGACGGCCAATGCCGACATCCGCTCGGCGACGTCGTCGGCGAAGTCCCTGGTGGTCGACACCAACTCGTCGAGCTGGAGGTGCGCCGACCGAAAGTTGGGGCCGACGACGTTCCAGTGCTCCTGCTTGGCGAACAGGTGCAGGTCGATCATCTCCAGCAGTGTCGCCTGTAGGGCATGGCAGGTGACATCCCGTTCGCCGTCGCCGAGGGGGCTGGTCAATGGGCTGCGAATCGAGTTCTTCGTCATGGTTGCTCACACCTTCCTGGTGACGGTCAGAGAGCCGGGCGGGCCACGCCTGGTCACACCACTGCGGACACGGAGACGTCGATGTTGCCTCTGGTGGCCTTCGAATAGGGGCACAGCTGTTGGGCCGCCTCGACGATCTCGTTCGCCTGTGGCTGGGTGAGTTCGGGAATCCGGACCTCCAGGTCGACGGAGAGCCGGAAGCCGCCGTCGCTCTCGTCCGCACCGATGCCCACCTTCGCGGTGACCTCGCTGCGGCGCACCGGGGTACCGGACCGGGCCGCCGCCGCCCGCACCGCGCTGTGGAAGCACGCCGAATAGCCTGCGGCGAACAGTTGCTCGGGGTTGGTCGCGGCGCCACCGGGACCGCCGAGCTCGGTCGGGGTGGCCAATTGCTCGTTGATCACTCCATCCGAGGATCTGACCTCACCATCGCGGCCTTGGCCGGTCGAGACGGCCTCTGCGGTGTATAGCGGGGTCATGGTCTATCTCCTCGCCTCCCGGTAGCTGCACACGGCCAGCGACGGCGTACCGAACGCTGTCGCTTGAGGTACCCGGGAGCGGAGACGATTAAGCCTTAATCGATTGAGTTCGCGGCGACGGGACGCCGAGATCCGACCATGGATCGGTGTTTCCACCTGCGACGAACTAGTTCTGTTTTCGCGCGAAGTCGACCACCTGTTGGCCGATGGTGTGCAGGACTCCCGAGGTCTTGGCGTCGGCGCAATCGCCGTGCTCGTCGAAGCGAACCTCACCGGAGTGCAGCGCCGCACCGAGTGGGGTCGGCCAGCCACGCAGGGCGTGCACGATCGAGCGCAGGGCGGTCAACGTGCTCACGGCCGCCTGCCAGCCCTGGGCCGTGCCGATGCAGCCGACCGCTCGGCCGTCCAGATACGGCCGGGCGTCGCCGCGCAGGTCCTCGATGTAGTCGAGTGCGTTCTTGACCAGACCGGACACCGTGCCGTGGTAGCCGGGCGAGACCAGGATCACGCCGTCCGCGCTCTGCACGCTCTCGACCAGGCGCCGGGCGTTGTCGGTGCGTTCGGTGACATGTGGGTCGTAGAAGGGCAGCAACAGGTCAGGGCCGGAGAGCACGACCGTCTCCGCTCCCGCATCCGCCGCTCCCGTCAGGACCGCGCGCAGGGCGCGCTCCGACTGGGAATCCGGCCGAATCGATCCGCCGATGCCGACCACCCGGATCGTCACGTCGGCAGCGCTCGCACACAACGGCGATAAGTCTGGCTTGTCTCCACCAGAACACCCTAAAACCTCAAGCATGCTGTAGGTCAACCCCTGTCGGGCCAGTGTGCCCGTCCAGACCACCACAGGGGGTCGGTGTGGACCTCGTGTGGCATGGGCGATTGGGTATGAGCAGACTGCGGGCTTACTGTGCAGTGGTGAGTGAGGAGCACTTCGAGTCGACGCTGCCAGGCCCGCGCCCCAAGCTCTCCACCATCTGTCCGAGCTGCGAGGGAAGCGGTCAGATCGTGGAACCGGCGTTGGCGATGCTCGGCAATGTCGGGCGGACCGTTCACCATCTCAGACCGTGTCCGTACTGCCAGGAATCCGGCTACCTGCCGGGGCTGTACCCCATGGCCTGACGATTCGCCTGTTCACTGCCCCTGCGCCCGGATCGCATCCGAGGGCGCAGGCAGCCGCTCGCCTCGATACCCCGGACCACCCGCGGTCGTCGTCACCCGCCCCGAGAACGAGGAAACGGCCCGGCGGGAGGGGGGAGGCCTGCCGGGCCGTTTCGACGGCGTAGTCGCCGTCCTCGACCTCTGGAGATCCTGCGGCTGGGGGTCCCGCAGGATTCCAGAGGGAGATCTCAGCTCGCGTCGAACGCGGCCGCGATCTTGTCGCCGAGCTCCTTGTCGACGTTGCGCCAGTACTGCAGCGCCCGCGCCAAGATCGGCTTGGAGACACCGTTGCTCAGGTGGCCCTGAACGTTGGCGACCAACCGAGCCCGCTGGTCGTCGTTGAGCACGGACCGGACCATGGTGCCAGCCTGGCCGAAGTCGTCGTCCTCGGCGTGCAACCGGTAGGCCGAACGGACGATCTCATCGGTGACACCGAAGGATGCGGCCGCCTCGCCTGCCTTCGCGGCGTCCGCGTGCGGACCGCCGTAGGAGTTCGGCGCGTACACCGGGTCGCTCGGGTTGGAGTAGCGCATCGCGCCATCCTTGGCGTACGAGTTCACCGGCGACTTGGGCTGGTTGACCGGCAGCTGTGCGTAGTTCGGCCCGATCCGGTAGCGGTGTGCGTCCGGGTAGGAGAACATCCGGCCCAACAGCATCTTATCCGGCGACGGGCCGATGCCGGGAACCAAGTTCGTCGGTTCGAACGCGCCCTGCTCGATCTGCGCGAAGTAGTTCTCCGGGTTGCGGTCGAGAACCAGGCGACCGACCTTGATCAGCGGGTAGTCACCGTGCGGCCACACCTTGGTCAGGTCGAACGGGTTGAAGCGGTAGTCCGCTGCGTCCTCGTACGGCATGACCTGGACGTGCAGGGTCCAGCTCGGGTGGTCGCCCGCGACGATGGCGTCCCAGAGGTCGGCGATGTGATGGTCGGCGTTCTCGCCTGCCAGCGTCGCCGCCTCGGAGGAGGTCAGGAAGTCGATGCCCTGGTCGGTCTTGAAGTGGTACTTGACCCAGAACTTCTCACCGCCCGCGTTCTCCCACAGGTAGGTGTGCGAGCCGTAGCCGTTCTGGTGCCGCCAGGTCTTCGGGATACCCCGGTCGCCCATCAGCCAGGTGACCTGGTGCGCCGACTCCGGCTGCAGGGTCCAGAAGTCCCACTGCTGGTCGTGGTCCCGACGGCCGTTGTCGGCCCGCCGCTTCTGGGAGCGGATGAAGTCGGGGAACTTGATGGGGTCCCGGATGAAGAAGACGGGCGTGTTGTTTCCGACCAGGTCGTAGTTGCCCTCGGTCGTGTAGAACTTGATCGCGAAGCCGCGGGGGTCCCGCCAGGTGTCCGGCGAACCGAGCTCGCCCGCGACGGTGGAGAACCTGGTCAGCGCCTCGGTCTTCACACCGGGCTGGAACAGCGCAGCCTTGGTGTACTGGCTGACGTCCTCGGTGATCTCCAGGAAACCGAACGCGCCGCCGCCCTTGGCGTGCACGACCCGCTCCGGCACCCGCTCCCGGTTGAACTGGGCGTTCTTCTCGATCAGGTAGTGATCCTGCAGCAGGATCGGACCGTTCGGGCCAGCGGTCAGCGAGTGATCATCACTCGCCACCGGGATCCCCACGTTGTTAGTGGTGAAACGTGCGTCGGTCACGCGCCCAACCTCCTTGTTCGCTTCACGGGTGAACTGCTCGCCTCAACTGGCCGAGCAGGGGGCACACAGGCCCCAGAAGACGACTTCCGCCTCGTCGACGGTGAAACCCGCCACGTCCGAGGGCTCCAGACACGGCGCAGCGCCATGCACGCAGTCGACATCGACGGTGCGGCCGCACTGTCGACAGACCAGATGATGGTGATTATCGCCAGTGCGGGTCTCGAAGCGGGCTGGGTGTCCTGCTGGCTCAATCCGCCGCAAAAGGCCGTGGTCGGTACATGCCCGAAGCACGTCGTAGACGGCCTGTGTGGAGACGACGCCGAGCTGACGGCGGACCGCTGTGGCCACCTGCTCCGTCGTCGAATGCGGGTGATCGGCCAGCCAGTTCAGCACCGCCAGCCGAGGTGCCGTCACCCGCAGCCCAACGCCGCGCAATGCTTCGCGCGGGTCGGGTGCCGCTTCGCGGCCCTGCGGGGATGCCGTGGTGGGAGCCATACGACCGACAGTCCACCACCGTTTCTGGAACAAGTCAAGAAAACGGGTGGTTCGATTCACGTTGCGATCACGGGGGATCCGGGCGCAGTGCGCTGCGGGAATCGCATCCCGCAGACATGCAGGTGGGACGGGCCGAGCAGCCCGTCCCACCTGCGTGAATACCTGTCTGGTTCCTCAGCCTGCCGAGACGACCTGCTCGGCGATCTCGTAGGTGTTCAGTGCCGCGCCCTTACGCAGGTTGTCGCCGCAGACGAACATCTCGAGGGTGTTCGGGAAGTCCAGCGCCTGCCGCACCCGGCCCACGTAGGTCGGATCGCCGCCCACGACGTCCGACGGCGTCGGGTAGATCCCGTTGGCCGGGTCGTCCATCAGGACCACCGTCGGCTGCGCCTCGAAGACGGCGTGCGCCTGGGCGACCGTGACCGGCTTGTCGAACACCGCGTGCAGGGCCACCGAGTGCGTCGTGACGACGGGAACTCGCACGCAGGTGGCCGAGACCTTGAGATCCGGGATGCCCAGGATCTTGCGGGATTCGTTGCGGACCTTGATCTCCTCGGAGGCCCAGCCGTCGTCCTTGAGCGAACCGGCCCACGGCACCACGTTGAGCGCCAACGGGGCCGGGAACGGCGAGTCGTCCTGGACCAATCCGGCGGCGGTCAACGCCTCCCGGACGTCACCGGCCCGCGAACCGAGGTCCTTGCCCGCCACGGCGGCGATCTCGGCGTACAACCGGTCGACGCCTGCCTGCCCCGCACCGGAGACCGCCTGGTACGAGGAGACCACCAGCTCACGCAGTCCGAACTCGCGGTGCAGCGCGCCCAACGCCGCCATCATCGACAACGTCGTGCAGTTGGGGTTGGCGATGATGCCCTTCGGCCGCTTCGACACGTCGGCCGCGTTGACCTCGGGAACCACCAGCGGCACCTCGGGGTCCATCCGGAAGGCGCCCGAGTTGTCCACGGCCACCGCGCCCCGCGCGGCGGCGACCGGCGCCCATTCGGCCGAGACCTCGTCGGGAACGTCGAAACAGGCCACGTCCACGCCGTCGAAGACCTCCGGCGCCAGAGCCAGCACCGTGATCTCCTCGCCGCGCACCGTGATCTTGCGACCGGCGGAGCGGGCCGAGGCGATCAGTCGGATCTCGCCCCACGGCACCGTCTCGCGGTTGTCGAGAATGTCGATCATCACCGAGCCGACGGCACCCGTCGCTCCGACGATCGCCAGGGTGGGGCGACGGCCCGCGCCGCCATCGGTCGTGTCTGTCATCGAAGCGCTCACCGTTTCCCTCATCGACCCGTGCCCGCGTACACGACGGCTTCCTCATCGGTGCCCAGACCGAAAGCCTCGTGAATCGCCCTGACCGCCTGGTCGAGGTCGTCGTCCCTGATCAACACCGAGATACGGATCTCCGAGGTGTTGATGATCTCGATGTTCACCCCGGCGTTGGCCAGGGCCTCGCAGAAGGTCGCGGTGACGCCGGGGTGCGAACGCATGCCCGCGCCGACCAACGACACCTTGCCGACCCGGTCGTCGTAGCGGACCTGCTCGAAGCCCACCTCGGCACGCAGCTGCTCCAGCGCGGCGACCGCCGTCGCGCCGTTGTCCCGCGACAGGGTGAAGGTGATGTCGGTGCGCCCGGAGGCGGTACCGGAGACGTTCTGCAACACCATGTCGATGTCGATCTCCGCGTCCGCCACGACGCGGAAGATCCGCCCTGCCACGCCGGGGGTGTCGGGCACGCCCACCACGGTGACCTTGCCCTCGGAGCGGTCGTGCGCGACGCCGGTGATCATCGCCTGTTCCACGGTCAGATCCTCCACTGAGCCGGAGACCAGGGTCCCCGGCTTGCTGCTGTACGACGAACGGACGTGTACGGGTACGCCGTATCGACGGGCGTACTCCACACAACGGAGCATCAGAACCTTCGCGCCACAGGCGGCCATCTCCAGCATTTCCTCGTAGCTGATGGTCTGGAGATGCTTGGCGTTGGGCACGATCCTCGGGTCGGCGCTGAACACGCCGTCGACATCGGTGTAGATCTCGCAGACATCGGCGTTCAATGCCGCGGCCAGCGCGACGGCGGTGGTGTCCGAACCGCCCCTGCCCAGCGTGGTGATGTCCTTGGTGTCCTGTGCGACGCCCTGGAAACCGGCGACGAGGACGATCGCGCCCTCACCCAGTGCCTGTTGGACGCGCCCAGGAGTGACGTCGATGATCCTGGCCTTCTGGTGTACCGGGGTGGTGATCACGCCTGCCTGCGAGCCCGAGAAGGACCGGGCCTCGGCGCCGAGCGCGTCGATGGCCATCGCGACCAAGGCGTTGGATATCCGCTCACCTGCGGTGAGCAGCATGTCCATCTCGCGTTCCGGCGGGTTTGGCGACACCTGCTTGGCGAGCTCGAGCATCTCGTCCGTCGTGTCACCCATGGCCGAACACACGACGACTACGTCGTTGCCCGCCTTGCGGGTCTCGACGATTCGCTCGGCCACCCGTTTGATCCGGTCGGCACTCTGTACAGAGGAACCGCCGTACTTCTGGACGACCAGCGCCACGTCCTCGAACCTCCTCCAAGATCAGCCTTGCTGCGACCCCGGATGTCAGCTCGATCCAACAGCATCGAGCCCCCACGGGTCGCTCCGCTGCCAGGTCAGCCTACAGAGAATTAACGAAACACCCGAGTTTCAACCACGCCGACTAGCGTGTGACCCCCGATCGACCAACCCTGGGGAGGACCGGCTTGCGCTCCACGACGGCAGCCGAAGACGCGCGGGACGGATCAACCACGGGTTCGGGGGCTGAGCAGGGCAGACCGTCGCCGATATCCCGGCTCTGGGAGTGGGCTCAGCGGCATCCGCGGGCGGTCCGAATCGGTGAGCTCGCAGCGCCCGCTGTGGTCTACCTCGCACTTCGCCAGCTGGGGCTCTGGGTGCTCGGTTGGATGGCCGCACAACACGGAGAGTCACCACTTTCGGAACGCACGGCCTGGGATGGCCAGTGGTACCTGAGCATCGCCGAACACGGCTACGCGAACGTCTCGCCGGAGCTGTACGACGCGTTCGGCCAACGCACCGAGGACACCGCCACCGCATTCTTCCCCGGCTATCCGGGGTTGATCCGACTTCTCGCCGCGCTGCCCGGCGGCGAGCACGTCGCCTCGGCGCTGTTGATCAGCCTTGTCAGCGGTGTGGCGCTGGCCTATGCGTTGATGCGACTGGCCGCCGCAGCGGGTGGCGATCGGCGAACCGGTCTCATCCTCATCGCGCTGTTCACCTGTACCCCGCTGTCCATCTCCTTGTCGATGGCGTACTCGGAGGCGCTGTTCTGCGCGCTGGCGGCCTGGGCGCTGGTCGGGGTGGTGGAGCGGCGTTGGCTGCTCGCCGGGTTCTGTTGCGCCGCAGCGGGCCTGGTGCGTCCGACGGCTGCGGCCTTGATCCTGATCGTGGGGATCGCCGCCCTGACCGCGGTGCTGCATCGCCGGGACGGCTGGCGGCCGTGGGCGGCCGGGTTACTGGCGCCGTTGGGGATGCTCGGCTACCTGGGCTGGGTCGGCCTGCGCACCGGGTCGGTGACCGGTTGGTTCGACGTCCAGGAGGCGGGGTGGGGCTCCCAGTTCGACGGCGGTGCCGCGACGCTTCGCTTCACGATCCAGGTGCTCGCCGATGGTTCCTCGGTGCTGGAGGTCGGCACCGTCGCGCTGCTGTTGGCGGCGATCGTGGCGATCGTGGCCTCGATCCGGATGCGGCTGCCCTGGCCGTTGGTGGGCTATGGGATCGCCGTGTTCATCATGGATATCGGTTCGAACGGGCTGATGAACTCCAAGGCGCGGCTGCTGCTGCCCGCATTCACGCTGCTGTTGCCGGTCGCCATCAGCCTGGCCCGACGACGGCCGAGCACGGCGTTGAGCGTCGTGGCCACCGTCGCACTGGCCGGGTCGTGGTTCGGCGCCTATGCCCTGGTCGCCTGGCCGTACGCCACCTGATCCGCGCCGGTCACGCCGCCGGTGCGTGCCGGGACTACCAGGTGACTACGCTGGCCGCGATGCCCACGGATCGCGGAGGTGCCCAGGTGACCGAATCGGCGGCGACATCGGTCGAGAACTCCGACCGTCGCGCACACACCAGCGTGCCGTTGCACCCCTTGATCGCCGACCGCTGGAGTCCGCGCAACCTCGACGCGACCGCCGAGTTCTCCCTCGATCAGCTCCGACCACTGTTCGAGGCGGCGCGCTGGGCGCCGTCCTGGGGCAATTCGCAGCCCGCGCGCTATCTCGTCGGGCTCCGGGGCAGCGAGACCTTCGAGCGGATCGCCAGCACGCTGACCAGGGGAAACAAGGCGTGGGCGCCCGCATCGGCGGCGCTGGTGGTCGGCATCGCCGTGGTCTTGGACGAGGAGGGGCACCCGCTGCCCTACTCCGAATACGGGTTGGGGATGGCCACCCAGAATCTAGTCCTGCAGGCCGTGGCGGAGGGCATGATCGCGCACCAGATGGCCGGCTTCGACGCCGAGGCGATCGCGGACGCGTTCAACCTGCCCGACAGCGTCGAGCCCCGCGTCACCATCGCCATCGGCAGGCTGGCCGCGCCAGGAACCGGACCGGAGGACCTCCGCGAGCGGGATGCCCAACCACGAAAGCGGCGTGGCCTGGACGAACTGGTCTCCGGCGAAGCCTGGGGCACCCCGGTGTACTGAGCCGGGGTGCGGGCGTCCCGACTCAGCCGAAGGCCCGCGCCAGAATCGCCGCGACCACGACCCAGAACAGGGCCGCGACGCCGTGGTCGACGAGCACCTGGAGTGTCTCGTTGTCGGTCGGGATCAGGCCCGGCCACCAGAGGGTGAGCCATTCGGAGAGGTTGCCGATCAGTTGGACGACCTCCACGTCCGTGCTCACGTTGAGCAGGACCAGTAAGGCGTTCACCACGAGCACCGCAGCCAGCACGAAGCCGACGGCGTTGATCAATCCGGCAAGTCCACTGTCTCCACGTTTTGATGCCGCCATGATGTGAGTGTTTCTCACTTGCAGGTCGGCGCGCACTCCCCGGTAGGCAGGAATGCGGTTGTTCGGGTGGCCTGCGCCGCCACTCGGCCGGGTTCGAGTGGCTCGGCACACACCTTGCCTGCGACATCGTGCAGCTCGGCGTGCCCAGGCTCCCAGCATCTGGACGACGGGCTTTCGCGCCGGGCGCCACGTCGGTTAGCCTCTCGCCGTGGCTCGTGCGCTCCTGCTTCGCTGCCGCGACGGGGTCTGACCAGACCGGCTCCCCGGCGCGGAGTTCGAGGCTGCCGGTCGTCGTACTCGGCATCAGTAGGAGAACATCCGTCATGGCCAGCCATTCCGAGATTTCCGCGCCCGACGCCTTCAGCACCGGCCGTAGTCGGCTGCGCGTGCCGTCGCGACCGGCGCCCGCCGACCAGCCCGCCTGGAACCCGCAGCGGGGCAGCTCGATGCCGTTTCACCGCTACCAGTCCTTCGCCGAGCAGGTAGAGCCGGTCACGCTGGCCGACCGCACCTGGCCCGACGTCGTGACCCGCACGGCCCCGCAGTGGTGTGCGGTCGACCTGCGGGACGGCAATCAGGCGTTGATCGACCCCATGTCCCCCGCCCGCAAGCGTCGGATGTTCGACCTGCTGGTGCGGATGGGTTACAAGGAGA
This Actinoalloteichus hymeniacidonis DNA region includes the following protein-coding sequences:
- a CDS encoding Fur family transcriptional regulator, which gives rise to MAPTTASPQGREAAPDPREALRGVGLRVTAPRLAVLNWLADHPHSTTEQVATAVRRQLGVVSTQAVYDVLRACTDHGLLRRIEPAGHPARFETRTGDNHHHLVCRQCGRTVDVDCVHGAAPCLEPSDVAGFTVDEAEVVFWGLCAPCSAS
- a CDS encoding nitroreductase family protein, which codes for MPTDRGGAQVTESAATSVENSDRRAHTSVPLHPLIADRWSPRNLDATAEFSLDQLRPLFEAARWAPSWGNSQPARYLVGLRGSETFERIASTLTRGNKAWAPASAALVVGIAVVLDEEGHPLPYSEYGLGMATQNLVLQAVAEGMIAHQMAGFDAEAIADAFNLPDSVEPRVTIAIGRLAAPGTGPEDLRERDAQPRKRRGLDELVSGEAWGTPVY
- a CDS encoding organic hydroperoxide resistance protein, with amino-acid sequence MTPLYTAEAVSTGQGRDGEVRSSDGVINEQLATPTELGGPGGAATNPEQLFAAGYSACFHSAVRAAAARSGTPVRRSEVTAKVGIGADESDGGFRLSVDLEVRIPELTQPQANEIVEAAQQLCPYSKATRGNIDVSVSAVV
- a CDS encoding catalase; amino-acid sequence: MTDARFTTNNVGIPVASDDHSLTAGPNGPILLQDHYLIEKNAQFNRERVPERVVHAKGGGAFGFLEITEDVSQYTKAALFQPGVKTEALTRFSTVAGELGSPDTWRDPRGFAIKFYTTEGNYDLVGNNTPVFFIRDPIKFPDFIRSQKRRADNGRRDHDQQWDFWTLQPESAHQVTWLMGDRGIPKTWRHQNGYGSHTYLWENAGGEKFWVKYHFKTDQGIDFLTSSEAATLAGENADHHIADLWDAIVAGDHPSWTLHVQVMPYEDAADYRFNPFDLTKVWPHGDYPLIKVGRLVLDRNPENYFAQIEQGAFEPTNLVPGIGPSPDKMLLGRMFSYPDAHRYRIGPNYAQLPVNQPKSPVNSYAKDGAMRYSNPSDPVYAPNSYGGPHADAAKAGEAAASFGVTDEIVRSAYRLHAEDDDFGQAGTMVRSVLNDDQRARLVANVQGHLSNGVSKPILARALQYWRNVDKELGDKIAAAFDAS
- a CDS encoding aspartate-semialdehyde dehydrogenase — protein: MTDTTDGGAGRRPTLAIVGATGAVGSVMIDILDNRETVPWGEIRLIASARSAGRKITVRGEEITVLALAPEVFDGVDVACFDVPDEVSAEWAPVAAARGAVAVDNSGAFRMDPEVPLVVPEVNAADVSKRPKGIIANPNCTTLSMMAALGALHREFGLRELVVSSYQAVSGAGQAGVDRLYAEIAAVAGKDLGSRAGDVREALTAAGLVQDDSPFPAPLALNVVPWAGSLKDDGWASEEIKVRNESRKILGIPDLKVSATCVRVPVVTTHSVALHAVFDKPVTVAQAHAVFEAQPTVVLMDDPANGIYPTPSDVVGGDPTYVGRVRQALDFPNTLEMFVCGDNLRKGAALNTYEIAEQVVSAG
- a CDS encoding Dps family protein, translated to MTKNSIRSPLTSPLGDGERDVTCHALQATLLEMIDLHLFAKQEHWNVVGPNFRSAHLQLDELVSTTRDFADDVAERMSALAVSPDGRSATVAQGSGLHHPHAGWRTVEQVVDDVVAALSEVVHRLRARIDETDKTDQVTQDLLIQITASLEKARWMWQAQQQKK
- a CDS encoding aspartate kinase; this translates as MALVVQKYGGSSVQSADRIKRVAERIVETRKAGNDVVVVCSAMGDTTDEMLELAKQVSPNPPEREMDMLLTAGERISNALVAMAIDALGAEARSFSGSQAGVITTPVHQKARIIDVTPGRVQQALGEGAIVLVAGFQGVAQDTKDITTLGRGGSDTTAVALAAALNADVCEIYTDVDGVFSADPRIVPNAKHLQTISYEEMLEMAACGAKVLMLRCVEYARRYGVPVHVRSSYSSKPGTLVSGSVEDLTVEQAMITGVAHDRSEGKVTVVGVPDTPGVAGRIFRVVADAEIDIDMVLQNVSGTASGRTDITFTLSRDNGATAVAALEQLRAEVGFEQVRYDDRVGKVSLVGAGMRSHPGVTATFCEALANAGVNIEIINTSEIRISVLIRDDDLDQAVRAIHEAFGLGTDEEAVVYAGTGR
- a CDS encoding NADPH-dependent FMN reductase, with the translated sequence MTIRVVGIGGSIRPDSQSERALRAVLTGAADAGAETVVLSGPDLLLPFYDPHVTERTDNARRLVESVQSADGVILVSPGYHGTVSGLVKNALDYIEDLRGDARPYLDGRAVGCIGTAQGWQAAVSTLTALRSIVHALRGWPTPLGAALHSGEVRFDEHGDCADAKTSGVLHTIGQQVVDFARKQN